The window ATGTATGTAAACCACTCTACCCCTAACCGATTTCGATCCATAATCTACAAAGAAATGATTCTATACATCACTCAGCAAGAGTTACATTATGTTACAAGACAGCCCTCGTGACAAATTCATCATGAGAGCTTGGCTGCGATTTGGGGCAAGATTCCAATACAATAAAGCATATGGAAAGAAAGATCAAATAATTCGTGGCCGTTGTAAAAAGTATGGTCTACAACATCATCAGAGATCCAACAACATTGATTACAGTAGTCATTTGAACACGATAAAGcagaaagaaagggaaaaccCCAGTAGATCCGATTACAAAAGCAATCATTGCCATCCAGTTACTTTTCAGATGAGCTCAGAAAAcactcctttttcttttcgagATTTATCggtaaaaaagaagataaaaaccAATCCACCCCATCAAATTTCCCTAAAGAGAAGGACAGGAGAAAGAAtttgaacaagaaaaagaatcaagTGGTAAGGAATTGAGAGGAATGAAACCTATCAGAGAAGAGCATTCCAGCACAAAAGCATCCAATGCAAAACAGAAAAGTCCATTTACGAGAAACAGAGCCCCTCGTACTTGGCTCAAATCCTCCTCTACTCTTCCACGACATaatgttcttcttcttctttaaaccACAGTGAGCTAAAATCAAGCCACCATTACCAAACCCCAAATCAACCCAAGAGTCCAAACCCAAGTCAGATACCAAAACAACCAAATCCaatgaagaaatcaaatcCCAAACAGCAGAAATTCCCAAAGTCAAAACTCAAGAAGACCTAaagagagagatgaagaaaaggGGGTGGGGGggtgttataaaaaaaaaaaaaaacttgaatctAATCAGAAAAACCTCAAATGGGAAATGGGTTTTAAACTTAAGAAGAGGTGGATCTTGAACAACAGTAGCTAGTGGTGGTTAGAGCGTCGGTGGAGAGCTTCGCTATAAAGTGACTGATTGAGGTTTGAGAAGACCCTACAGCGTACAACTACAGCcccatttgaaaaaaagaagttaccattttctctttgtttttttgtaatgGGGTTGTTGGACTAGACGAGAAATCTTAAGGAAATGGGTAAAAAAACCATAAGATGAAAGAATGGAAGATGTGTTTTGGTATCAGGTTTAGTAGTTGAATAAGGGGAAGAAATGGGATTTGGGAAAAAGGGGTGGGGTTTTGTTGGTTTGAAAGTTTGAGGACAGATGAGGAAGTAAAGTAATTGAAGGAGAAGGAAGAGAGTAAGATTATTGGTTTGTTGTTGTCATTTGTTAGTTCATCTTTTTCTACCACTTGTTTGTCGCTCGTTCCCACTCAGACTCACTGTTTGTGTTTCTTTCAATATTGTAAATGACACCGACAATCAAATATGGTTCTTGCACATGGAGCACGTGCAAACACAAttacattatcattttttttatctttaatgtTTCCAGTTTAATTATgtatttcattcattcattattatctcaatttcaaacttaacacttaatctaattttaaattaaacttactattattttaatttaaaatgattatcaaaataagtatggaaattgacaaaacatattaaaatatcttttttctttatcaatcATAAACGATTACAGTAGTCTATTCTATtcacttttattattgtctATCACTGTttagataaaagaaatttactataaatttttgtttatttaaaaatagtcaaGTAGTTGATATTtagtattaattaaacatagttcaattatggattttttaaaaaaatatatataataaaacgatataatatttaacaatttcgaaaacgaaaaaaaatcCTAGTCCTCgatggaaaattttagaaatgtcCCGATTATTTGGATGCAGGGTgcataatttttactatttaaaaaacaatagtttagaatttgactattctttctcgtttagatttggaaagtcaaatctcaataattttttttaatattcttttgtacccgtttatatttcaaaaacgatagtttatatttgaaatatgatCGCTACTCAAAtcaccaaatctaaatgatcatctACAAATagtgtttaaaaaaatcatttagatttggttattttgtatTGATGGTTTAGAGTTGGCAcgatgttttatatttataacaaccaaataagaaaagacaaatctcgaatatttaaaaaaatgtcaaactttcgagattttttcattttgttaaattaagataagtatataaaaaaaatatatggttGTTATAAAAAAGGTATGAAGTTGTATCGTCTCATAAGTAAATTGactataagaaaaaagaaaaaaaaagataacttgTGTATATTGTAAAAGATGATAAGGGCTCCTTATCGATCAAATGTTATatctcaaataaattttttttatagatcaAATATTCATTTGGGTTTTATGAATTCTAATACCTTATTAGGAGGTAACAAGACGACAATTTGATCATAACTCAATGAATAAGATACAAATTTTTATCCTAAAATCAACTGTTTAGTTCTCCCAACTTGTTATGGTGGGAGCGGAACTAATAATAAGTTAGTCTAAGTTTCacattaaatttagaaatagtGTCAAATGGACCTATCTTTTaggttataattttttttaaaaaaactctcttataaacttttttttttttctttaatggtcAATATGTTCTAATAAGCcttcatataaatttatattatatgtcaTTTCTCAATCATAACTTTCATGATTAATAGTTTACTTATTAATCATAATTCACAAATGGAAAATTGTTGTCAACGAACCACCTTTATgttaaactattaatttaatgggCAAAGTTGTAAAACTCACTTTAATGAATGGCTTTAGTGATTAGTCCACTGGCcataaacataattgaaaattttatagattttttaagtttagggTAATACTTTCTAAATTGGAGTTAGAGATTTGGGCctaaaatttcatttgttcCTTATACCAATTTAGTagagaaaaattttaaatgaaattgttttttttaaaaaaagtattttagaTTATTGTCAAATAGTTGAATATGATTGTCTCAAACAATTGCATAAGCTTAACTCATAGGCTCTTTTAACAAATTGAGATATTTGTCTAAGGAATTGTTGTTTCCTCCCTTTTCACTTGGAAAGAAATCACAATCTAAggactaaaatcaaaataggttataaaaaagacttaaatggaaaatagttactgaataaatgaaaatatattttcaaatagtattattaaaaaacaattgtttgtggttaacttttattttacttaaaaaaagaaaattcgaCCGAAAGTAGTGCCGAGTTTTGACCGCCtatagaaattattttgtacttcTATGTTTGGAGTAAGGGGTGGAATAGTGAAATTATGAAGTCTAGAGAGTTATTGTACTTTAGCGACACAATGTAAAGAGCTAATAAAGTATAACATACAAACTTTTGATCTACTTTCATACTACCATACTCCCATTTCATACAATAAACTTGTCTTCATTGACATTTATGTTCTACACAATCtacaagatttttttaaatttttttaccaggttaatacaattattaaaacaaGTGACGAACCAAAAATGGTAAGAATATGGTACTTTACCCAAAAAATTGACTTGCTTAAACATATGATATTCAAGGAATATGGCAAGTACCACATCCCTCTCCATCAAACATAGCTGTCTCCAGTTGTTATTGACAATGTACCTAATTAATCTAAATCACCATCCCCCAACCATAATTCCAAAAAAGACTCTTAAATCTCCTCATTTGGCAACTACCATTACATCTCTCACCTTCCCCCtatcttaaccaaaataagaaaattcaaaaggcACATTTTACAttgcaaaattataaattacaaaGATGGGAATGAACATATCAATTATCTTGGTCACCTACATGAAtttagccttttttttttcccctcatGAGGGTCCCCCACCCCCCATGGCTTCTAAGAGAGATACTAAGAATACATTACATCCTAATGCCTTGAATTGATGTTAACATAACAGAAAAATGAATCATCTAGTTGTTTACCTTAGCAACAGGATAGAATCCAGGAGCATCGATAGGAGCAGAGCATGACGAATGGTATCTAAGCCAAAGAAAATGAGCATCTTCTATGAACACTTAGATCTTTTGCTTCAAGACCTGACGCAACTGGACCTTATGGCTTTCCATCCTTGCCTCCAAGAGCTTCGCCTTTAAACTACCCTTCATTGTGTTGCGAGGAATGCATCCTTTCTTCCCTCGCATTGCGTGGCCATTGCCCGAGTCAGGAGAGCTCCACTGTCCTGTTAATTCTGGAGGACTAATACCGCTTCTGACCGAGCCTCCATCGGCAGATAAGATACTTGCACTTGATAATCTTCCATTTGAGAGCCTGGCATTTATGCCCTCAAGTGAGATTAGTTTGTATCCTTCGTTGTTTGAGCAAGATTTCCAAAGTCTTGCAATAGATGATATCTTCTTTAGTTGCTTTGATGGAACTGAGCAGACTTCGCTAATTTCGGTCACAGGTGAGTCTCCACCTCCATTTCCTTCCCATTCCGTCCCGCTCACCGAAGCATTACTCTCCCGACGATTCTTTGTGACAGATGCAATACTCTCTTCTGGGGAATTGCTTGAGCCCTGATCCTCTAGATGACTCACAGTTTCCCATCCactctcatcttcttctatATCACCAATACCATTATGAGCAATAAAGGAATTTGTATGTTTCTGGATGCCAATCCTATCAGTCACGTTAGCTTCAAGACTCGCAGTCTGGACTTTAGAAGCATGATTAGGTGGACTGTACGTAATGCACTGTCCGATTTCCCTCTCATTCGATTCTCCAAAATTAACATCTTCAAACACAGAGAAGATATCATCTGGGTTGGAAGGTTCATAAACAAATTCTGTGACATCTTGAATATTGACAGTAGCGGCAGCCTCTCTAAGTAATAAAGCTTTTTTCATCTCTGATACATCTGAAGTTTCACTTCTCAACCTTAAGAAGTCTTCAAGGTCTGCTACTAGATTACGCATTTGCGAGTATTTCTCTTCGACCGCGACCTTGGCATCAACCAACTTCATTTGAACACGCTCCTCACGCCAGACCTCCGCCATCTGTAACATTCTCCGTTCTTCGTCCACTTCGTCTCTCAATTTCATGGTTTCTCTCTTCAGAGATTCTATTCTTGCCTTGTCTTCACCAATTTCCTTTGCAAGTTCATCACATACTTCCTCAACCAAGgatctttccttcttttctttttcacaatcTTGCATAAACCGCTTTGCAGATAGCTTAGCATCAGCCAACTCATTTACCAATTTCGAATTGATCATTTCCACCCTTTGTcgggttttcttttctctattcAACTCAGCCTTTATATCGTCAATAAATGCCCTTACTTTCTCATGCTCTCTGCTCCGCCATAAGGctttttcttcactaactTTCCTCAAGAAGTATTCAAGCTTCTTTTTTGAAGCATTACGCTCAGCTTGAAGTTCCTCGATCCGCAAGTGGGCCTCTTCTAGTTCAGCTTCTAGCGCAGAAAGTGCCGAAACAGCACCTTGTTGATCAACAAGTCTCATTTGATTGTAAATCTGGCGTGCTTCAACTGGTGTTTTCAAGCATGCAGGTTCCCACTTTGTTGCCCCCTCCATTGCTGAGTTCAAATATCGAAATGAGGGCTCAAACTGGAAAAGCAAACCAACAATTTACAGAACAGGGTCATAAAATGACTAAgtgaatataaataagaaactaaAAGAGAATATAAAACATACTATACACTAATTTAGAACAAACTCCATTATCCAATGTGACTAGAACATCTTACATATTATTGGTTACCAACCAATTTCATTCATCCTTAACTAAAAGGATTTATAATACTATACCTTAAAGAATGTGTTTAAAATGACAcagaaaaatttataataaagtaGAAAGATAACTAGTTGGAAAAGATATATGATAACCAgtttgttaaatgaaaatgcaAATATACATCTGATTTGTTAAGTTAAAACTGAAAGATATATCCTCTCATATTAtctgaaaatcaaatatttttatcaaagtCAAGTGTATAAGAAAGAGTCAAACCTTGCACAATCGCCCATTTCTTGAATCCGAGACAGAATGCGGACTATGTAATAGATCATTCATTTCAGAATTAAATGCGATCTTATCATCAGGATGAAAAGCTGAAACGCCAGAATGACCAGTGC of the Cucumis sativus cultivar 9930 chromosome 3, Cucumber_9930_V3, whole genome shotgun sequence genome contains:
- the LOC101221647 gene encoding uncharacterized protein LOC101221647 — encoded protein: MTKLSAKNPHLPAPFPPTLNQLPDLDLHYKPGSTRPTRRRIRSPARVRRVVAPLGRRSRPETPLLKWKVDDPGSGGDGVQQEEEDNKLAMENRQRGRFRGSKGRKVVVSARKLAAGIWRLQLHEAVASEGRNGGDQRRTEDLLGFQSRTGHSGVSAFHPDDKIAFNSEMNDLLHSPHSVSDSRNGRLCKFEPSFRYLNSAMEGATKWEPACLKTPVEARQIYNQMRLVDQQGAVSALSALEAELEEAHLRIEELQAERNASKKKLEYFLRKVSEEKALWRSREHEKVRAFIDDIKAELNREKKTRQRVEMINSKLVNELADAKLSAKRFMQDCEKEKKERSLVEEVCDELAKEIGEDKARIESLKRETMKLRDEVDEERRMLQMAEVWREERVQMKLVDAKVAVEEKYSQMRNLVADLEDFLRLRSETSDVSEMKKALLLREAAATVNIQDVTEFVYEPSNPDDIFSVFEDVNFGESNEREIGQCITYSPPNHASKVQTASLEANVTDRIGIQKHTNSFIAHNGIGDIEEDESGWETVSHLEDQGSSNSPEESIASVTKNRRESNASVSGTEWEGNGGGDSPVTEISEVCSVPSKQLKKISSIARLWKSCSNNEGYKLISLEGINARLSNGRLSSASILSADGGSVRSGISPPELTGQWSSPDSGNGHAMRGKKGCIPRNTMKGSLKAKLLEARMESHKVQLRQVLKQKI